The Salinibaculum sp. SYNS191 genome has a window encoding:
- a CDS encoding response regulator, with amino-acid sequence MSSGSNRATVLVVDDEPEVADVYALRLRGEYETRTAYGGEEALTELDSGVDVVLLDRRMPDISGDDVLAEIRDRDADCRVIMLTAVDPGMDILEMDFDDYLCKPVEKADLVAAIDQQLQVQRYDERLSEYLEVTSKLALLEAELSSQAVDDNEELQELSARAEELKGKMDQTIDEFEDMEAAFREIARHPG; translated from the coding sequence GTGTCATCGGGGAGCAATCGGGCGACTGTCCTGGTCGTCGACGACGAACCGGAGGTCGCCGACGTGTACGCCCTCCGGCTCCGGGGGGAGTACGAGACGCGCACTGCCTACGGCGGCGAGGAGGCTCTGACAGAGCTCGACAGCGGCGTCGACGTCGTGTTGCTGGACCGGCGCATGCCGGACATCTCCGGCGACGACGTCCTCGCGGAGATACGCGACCGCGACGCCGACTGCCGGGTCATCATGCTGACCGCCGTCGACCCGGGGATGGACATCCTGGAGATGGACTTCGACGACTACCTCTGCAAACCCGTCGAGAAGGCCGACCTCGTCGCGGCAATCGACCAGCAACTCCAGGTCCAGCGATACGACGAACGCCTCTCCGAGTATCTGGAGGTCACCTCCAAACTCGCCCTGCTGGAGGCCGAACTGTCGAGCCAGGCGGTCGACGACAACGAGGAACTCCAGGAGCTGTCGGCCCGTGCCGAGGAACTGAAGGGGAAGATGGACCAGACCATCGACGAGTTCGAGGACATGGAGGCGGCCTTCCGCGAAATCGCCCGCCATCCCGGCTAG